A window of Brachybacterium fresconis contains these coding sequences:
- a CDS encoding Dps family protein, whose translation MNDTITVPDSAGAKRTKKENAESGFLAPAALAKNLQAVLVDLTALHLVGKQAHWNIVGPNFRDLHLNLDEVVDIARASADDIAERMRALHATPDARPAVVAEQTSLPEFPQGEVLTHDAIDLMTAAIEKTVGTMRTVHDEVDDADATSADILHAILEKLEQQAWFISAETRTPKQR comes from the coding sequence ATGAACGACACCATCACGGTTCCCGATTCCGCCGGCGCGAAGCGCACGAAGAAGGAGAACGCCGAGAGCGGCTTCCTCGCTCCCGCGGCGCTGGCCAAGAACCTCCAGGCCGTCCTCGTGGACCTCACCGCGCTGCACCTGGTCGGCAAGCAGGCGCACTGGAACATCGTCGGCCCGAACTTCCGCGACCTGCACCTGAACCTCGACGAGGTCGTCGACATCGCCCGCGCGAGCGCCGACGACATCGCCGAGCGGATGCGCGCCCTGCATGCCACGCCCGACGCCCGACCAGCCGTGGTCGCCGAGCAGACCTCCCTGCCCGAGTTCCCGCAGGGCGAGGTGCTCACCCACGACGCGATCGACCTGATGACCGCCGCGATCGAGAAGACGGTGGGAACCATGCGCACCGTCCACGACGAGGTCGACGACGCCGACGCCACCTCGGCCGACATCCTGCACGCCATCCTCGAGAAGCTCGAGCAGCAGGCCTGGTTCATCAGTGCGGAGACCCGCACCCCGAAGCAGCGCTGA